The following are encoded together in the Candidatus Methylomirabilis oxygeniifera genome:
- the yhdE gene encoding putative septum formation protein (Evidence 3 : Function proposed based on presence of conserved amino acid motif, structural feature or limited homology; PubMedId : 10841541; Product type pf : putative factor) yields the protein MIILASASPRREALLQALWVEHRIIPSLIDEAGPLPGTTTACHAEALALRKAAEVAARVGEGLVLGADTIVECDGRPLGKPKDRDEAREFLRLLSGRSHLVVTGLALVQISDGRTEIGHEVTEVRMRALSDEEIDAYVRTDEPFDKAGGYAIQGTAEDFIEGIKGSFTNVVGLPLGRLRILLLRFGIDPLRRQVSA from the coding sequence GTGATCATCCTGGCTTCTGCTTCTCCGCGACGTGAGGCGTTGCTTCAGGCGTTGTGGGTCGAGCATCGGATCATCCCCAGCTTGATTGACGAAGCGGGTCCGCTGCCTGGGACGACGACGGCATGCCACGCTGAGGCCCTGGCCCTTCGAAAGGCGGCCGAGGTGGCAGCTCGGGTAGGGGAGGGGTTGGTCCTTGGCGCAGACACCATCGTCGAATGTGACGGTCGCCCGCTGGGTAAGCCAAAAGATCGGGACGAAGCTCGCGAGTTTCTGCGCCTGTTAAGCGGCCGGAGCCATCTGGTCGTAACGGGGCTTGCGCTCGTCCAGATCTCTGATGGTCGAACGGAGATCGGACACGAGGTGACCGAGGTCCGGATGCGGGCCTTGTCGGATGAGGAGATTGACGCCTATGTTCGGACGGACGAGCCGTTTGATAAGGCCGGCGGCTACGCGATCCAGGGGACGGCCGAGGACTTCATCGAGGGGATCAAGGGCAGCTTCACCAACGTCGTCGGCCTCCCCCTCGGCAGGCTCCGCATACTCCTCCTCCGCTTCGGCATCGACCCACTCCGCCGACAGGTCTCTGCATAG
- a CDS encoding conserved protein of unknown function (Evidence 4 : Homologs of previously reported genes of unknown function): protein MPTVLRSGPYRFFFYAGDRDEPQHVHVERDDKIAKFWLDPIRLQSSGGFSRAEIARIEKLVSHHRIELTEAWNEYFGC, encoded by the coding sequence TTGCCTACGGTTCTAAGGTCAGGCCCGTACCGGTTCTTCTTCTACGCGGGTGACCGCGACGAACCACAACACGTTCATGTGGAGCGAGACGATAAAATCGCAAAGTTCTGGCTCGATCCCATTCGGTTGCAAAGCAGCGGTGGTTTTTCGCGCGCCGAGATTGCGCGTATTGAAAAGTTGGTGAGCCATCACCGAATCGAACTGACGGAGGCGTGGAATGAGTACTTCGGCTGTTGA
- a CDS encoding protein of unknown function (Evidence 5 : No homology to any previously reported sequences) produces MTPGWIGSLAPKTFMLMGAPVAYGFFFEHPSLKVRFPPSEPTPNSGHEGRHGLGGEAMAYRYLSVWSHGIVLHSRYYYRRVRPRRVG; encoded by the coding sequence ATGACGCCGGGATGGATTGGATCTCTCGCCCCTAAGACTTTCATGCTTATGGGCGCCCCCGTGGCGTATGGATTCTTCTTCGAGCATCCCTCCCTCAAGGTCCGCTTCCCCCCTTCAGAGCCTACCCCGAACTCGGGCCATGAAGGAAGGCACGGATTGGGGGGTGAAGCAATGGCATATCGCTATCTCTCTGTTTGGAGCCACGGAATCGTGTTGCATTCTAGGTACTACTATCGTAGAGTTCGTCCAAGAAGGGTCGGATAA
- a CDS encoding protein of unknown function (Evidence 5 : No homology to any previously reported sequences), which yields MASHLLKDAWLSPDGFPASKPSTLMSSSRSSQWIPRPRPIRRQRFRSADDACNNRGYHASGTEMLRPSLKSTDSVSSDTVTFSANGISNSTAEVLIPRLRQFDSVMAHQLFNTRNLGARKTTAALQPNGIEPELCDFIVSLHMNVLWFVAVTRVEEEPVRA from the coding sequence TTGGCAAGCCATCTACTGAAAGACGCCTGGCTCTCCCCCGATGGTTTCCCTGCCAGCAAGCCCTCAACGCTGATGTCCTCGTCGAGATCATCCCAATGGATTCCCAGACCTCGGCCGATCAGGCGCCAGCGCTTTCGTTCAGCCGATGATGCATGCAACAATCGCGGATACCACGCAAGTGGAACGGAGATGCTCCGCCCGTCGCTCAAGTCGACTGATAGCGTGTCGTCGGATACAGTGACGTTCTCCGCAAATGGGATTTCCAACTCAACAGCCGAAGTACTCATTCCACGCCTCCGTCAGTTCGATTCGGTGATGGCTCACCAACTTTTCAATACGCGCAATCTCGGCGCGCGAAAAACCACCGCTGCTTTGCAACCGAATGGGATCGAGCCAGAACTTTGCGATTTTATCGTCTCGCTCCACATGAACGTGTTGTGGTTCGTCGCGGTCACCCGCGTAGAAGAAGAACCGGTACGGGCCTGA
- a CDS encoding protein of unknown function (Evidence 5 : No homology to any previously reported sequences): MHLSGTTAHSIVSTIVLEFSLLGQEYTAFFAAGLTQCRPAVRLAQTGEKHEVFPTRRRS, translated from the coding sequence TTGCATCTTTCGGGCACAACAGCGCACTCGATCGTCTCGACAATTGTCTTGGAGTTTTCCTTGCTTGGTCAGGAGTATACCGCATTCTTTGCGGCAGGGCTAACCCAGTGCCGGCCGGCAGTCAGGTTAGCACAGACAGGGGAGAAACATGAAGTATTTCCAACCCGCCGGCGGAGCTAA
- a CDS encoding protein of unknown function (Evidence 5 : No homology to any previously reported sequences), with translation MVLWTQKEVGQIPGNILSTMLGKPRRAKEIVTVQSVLDDFEIIATKIEKAYATMQPTVAIC, from the coding sequence ATGGTATTGTGGACTCAGAAAGAGGTAGGCCAGATCCCAGGTAATATACTTTCTACCATGCTTGGAAAACCACGAAGGGCCAAGGAAATCGTAACAGTTCAGAGTGTTCTGGATGATTTCGAAATTATCGCTACGAAGATCGAAAAGGCATACGCAACCATGCAGCCTACCGTAGCTATTTGTTGA
- a CDS encoding protein of unknown function (Evidence 5 : No homology to any previously reported sequences) — protein sequence MNVIASKVPRSVIARERSDRSNLTIFRTLKNDEIAAVPLVARNDAGMDWISRP from the coding sequence ATGAACGTCATTGCTTCGAAAGTTCCCCGGTCGGTCATTGCGAGGGAGCGCAGCGATCGAAGCAATCTCACCATTTTTCGCACCCTCAAAAATGATGAGATTGCCGCGGTCCCGTTAGTCGCTCGCAATGACGCCGGGATGGATTGGATCTCTCGCCCCTAA